The sequence TCTTTTCCGCTGCCTGAAAATATTTTTCCGCATTCGCTTTATCGCCCATGTTCTGATAGGTAATGCCAATGAAAAAATACGCGCGGGCATTATCGGGCGCATAGGTAATGGCATTCTGAAAACTTGAAATGGCTCCGGTATAATCGCCCATCGTGCCCTGCACGCTTCCGAGGTTCATGTAGGCATCTGTAAAACGCGGGTCAACTGTTAGCGCTTCCTGAAACTTTTGTTTTGCTTCGGCATATTTTTTCCATTCAAAATAAACCGTGCCAATGTTGTTCAGCGTAATGGCATCGGCTGGTTTTAATTCATTTGCCTTGTTATAATTCTCAATTGCCTTTTCATAATTTTTCATGCGGTAATACGCCACTCCCATTTGCGTGTAGGCGCTTGAAAATGAGGGAAGAATTTTTGCCGCCTTTTCCAGTTCAGCAATTCCTTCTTCATATATTTTTTTCTTCTTCTCCGCATCTTGTTCTGTTTCTGCAACCACTTTCACTAATTCAAGCCCGAGGTAGTAATGCGCCTTCACGCTGTTGGGAACAAGAGTTACATCGTGAGAGTAAAGCGTGTAATTATCTTTCCAGTCGTAATTTCTTGACCATGTTTTATACGAAAAGAGAATCAGAATTACAAGCAGCGGATAGAGTTTCCGGTTTCCGGTTTCTATTTTCAGATTTTCCATCCTGAAAAATTTCACATACAGAACCGAAATGCAAATGCAAAATCCGAGCGAAGGAAAATACATCAGGCGGTCGCCCATGGAAGTGCCGATGAGGAGAACAAGATTGGAAAAAAGAAAAACGGTAACCAGGAAAAATAAAATTCCGAAAGAGAAGTGAGAAGTAAGAAGTGAGAAGTGAGATTTGTCCTGAAAAGATTTTATTAAAATAAAAGCTGCATATATTCCAATTCCCGTATAAAATAATAAAGAGAGAATCGAAAACATATTTCCCATTTCCACCACCGGAATCTGGTTAAAGGAATAATCGTACGAAAGCGGATGGGGGAAAAATAATTTTATAACATATAATCCAAGAATGTAAAACGCAGTGCCGGTATGCGCGCTGAAAGTTTTTGCGCCCGCAATAACGTTATCCGCTATGGAAACCGAATCGTCTGCCAGCGCGCCTTGCAAGACCTTTGAACGAATGGCAAGATAAATTCCTGTAACAACCACTATGGGAATCATAGTCACAAAATTTTTTTTCAGCGGAAGTTCCCGGAAAAAATACAATGCGATGGGAAGAATAACGAGCCAGGTAATGGCGGTTTCCTTAGAGAGAAATGCAAGAAACAAACAAAGCGAAGAGTAAAATAAAAATTTCTTTTTCGCTTCATCCGTAAACTTCAGGGCAAATCCCAAACTTGAAACCGTAAATAAAAAACAAAGTATCTCATCGCGGCTTTTAATATTGGCAACCACCTCCACATGCAGCGGATGAACAATGAATAGAACCGAAGCAATAAATGCAAGGGCTTCACTTTTTTCCACAGAAACCAGCCGGTGAGAAAATAATCTGAGCAGTGTAAGAAAAAGTAAAAACCCGGTGAGCGCATACAGCATGCTGTTTACAAAATGGCTTACGCCCGGCTTGTCAGGAAAATAATTCCACTCTGCTGCGAAAAGCGCAAGCGACAGCGGGCGGTATAAACCATCCTTCACCGAAAGATAACCCTGCCGGTACGATGTTTTAAAAATTTCCGGAATGGCGTGAATGCCCTGCCGCACAATATTGTTTTCTTTGATTACTGAAAAATCATCGAGCACATAGCCGTGATGCAAGGTGTTTGTGTAAAGAAGAAATCCCAGCGCTGCAATAATTAATCCAAGCGTCCACCGTCTTTTTTTCTCAATGGTGGATGGCTGCTTTATCCCCCTTTGTAAAGGGGGCTGGGGAAATTTTGTTTTTTGTTTTTGCTTCATTCCAAAACGAAAGTAGTAATTTCATATCTTCGTTTTCACAATGAGTTCCAAAACGCTAATATTAAGTTCCCGCCAGGTTCAGCAGCGCATTGACCGCATGGCGTACCAGATTTATGAAAACAATCATCTGGAAAAAGAAATTATCATAGCGGGAATTGCAAAGAACGGCTATTTGCTCGCGGAGCGGATTTCAAAAAAGCTGGAAGAAATTTCTCCGCTGAAAATAAAACTTTCCGAAATCATTATAAACAAAAAAAATCCTCTTTCAGAAAAAATAAAAGTAAACCTTTCTGAAAATGACGTGAAAGGAAAAGTGGTAATTATTGTGGACGATGTGCTGGAATCCGGAAGGACCATGCTCTATGGCATTGACCCGTTCTTAAAATATTCCGTGAAGCGCCTCAGCAGCGTGGTGCTCGTTAACCGCGACCATCATTCTTTTCCTGTGAAAGCCGATTATGTCGGCATTTCTCTTGCCACCACCATGCAGGAACATATTTCGGTGGAACTGAACGGAGGAAAAAATGACGCGGTGTTTTTATCCTGACGAGTATCAGAAATTCTGTTCATTTTCTTTTTTTACTTTACTTTCTGAATCGTCTACATTTGCTTTGCTATGGAAAAAAATAATACGCTGAACATTGAAGGGATGACGTGCGCCCATTGCGCCATGACGATTACAAAAGTATTAGAGAATAACGGAGCAGAAAATGCAACGGTGAATTATGCAGCAGGCGAAGCAAGTTTTCATCTACCAGACCAAAACAATCTTCAGAAAATTATTTCAGGAATTTCAAAAGCGGGGTATAAAGTGGTGAGCGAAGAAACCGTTCATGCACACGAACACACAATATCACGGGTAGAAAAATATTTTCTTTTTACTCTTCCGCTCACCATCGTACTTTTTTTATCGCACATGATTTTTCCCGATGAATTTATTCTGAACAATCCGCTGATTCAGTTGGCAATTTGTTTTCCTGTTTTTACCATCGGGTGTCTGCACTTTGGAAAAAGCGCATGGAGTTCTGTGAAAGTTGGCGCGCCCAATATGGATGTGCTTGTAATGCTTGGCTCGGGCGCGGCATTCGTATATAGTGTCGTTGGAATTTTTCTCTTCTATGGAACCAGTGAAGTTCATAATTATCTTTTCTTTGAAACGGCTGCCACAATTATCACGCTTATTCTCCTGGGAAATGTGATGGAACACCGTTCCGTGAAACAAACCACCAGCGCCATTGGCGAATTAAGCAAACTGCAAATTACCACTGCAAAAAAAATTATGCTGCACAATGGAAAAGAAATGATTCACGAAGTTTCTGCAAAAGAAATTTTAACAGGCGATGTATTGATGGTAAATACCGGAGATAAAATTCCTGTGGATGGTGCTGTCCTTTCCGGAAATGCATCTATAGATGAATCCATGATTACCGGTGAAAGCGTTCAGGTTGAAAAATCAAAAGGCGATAAAGTTATTGGCGGAACAATTGCCGCAGAAGGGAATATAAAAATGCTTGCGGAAAAAATAGGGAAGGAAACTGTTCTCTCAAAAATTATTGAAATGGTGAAAAGCGCGCAGCAAGCCAAACCTAAAATTCAAAAACTCGGAGATAAAATCAGCAACATTTTTGTTCCGGTTGTGTTGGTGATTTCTGTTCTTACCTTTTTAATTTGTCATTTTGTTTTTGATGTTAATGTTCAAAAATCTCTGATGAACAGCATTGCCGTGCTGGTAATTTCCTGCCCGTGCGCTATGGGGCTTGCCACTCCAACTGCGGTAATGGTTGGAATCGGACGCGCTGCAAAAAATGGAATTCTCATCAAAGGCGGAAGTTCTTTGGAAGAATTTGCAAAGACAAAAAATATTGTGTTTGATAAAACAGGAACGCTCACCAACGGAAAATTTAAAATAAAAAATATCCATTCGCTGAATGGAGTTTCAAAAGAAGAAATTGAAGCAATACTTTTTAAACTTGAACAGCATTCTTCCCATCCCATTGCAAAATCAATAGTTCAGGAATTGAAAACAAAAAACGTACAATCAAAAACTTTTTCTGATATAAAAGAATTAAAAGGAGTTGGCGTGGAAGCAAAAACAAATGATGGAATTATTTTTAAAGTTGGTTCTTTTCGTATTGCTTCTGAAATAACCAAAGACGATTCTCATTCTTTGTATGTAGTTAAAAATAATTCGCTGGCAGGTTATGTGGATATTGAAGATGAAATTAAAACGAATGCAAGAGAAACAATTTCTTTTTTGAAAGCGAAAAATATTTCTCCTATTCTTCTCAGCGGAGACAGAAAAAACAGCTGCGAGGCAATTGCAAAAAAATTGGGAATTGAAAATATTTACAGCGAGCAGTTGCCCGAACAGAAACTTAATCTGATTGATTCATTTTCAAAAAAAGAACATACAGCAATGGTGGGCGATGGTATCAATGATGCTCCGGCATTAACGAAAGCCACCGTGGGAATTTCCATTGGTAACGCCACGCAAATTGCCATTCATTCTTCGCAGATAATTTTGTTGAACGAAAAAGATTTGCAGCAACTGCAAACGGCTTACCTCATAAGCAAACATACTTTGAAAACGATAAAGCAAAATCTTTTTTGGGCTTTCTTTTACAATGTAATTGCAATTCCAATTGCCGCTGCCGGATTTCTGAGCCCGATGATTGGCGCTTTCGCCATGGCATTTTCAGATGTGATTGTAATAGGCAACTCCATCCGCCTCAAAACCAAAAAACTCAATTGAGTTTTTTGGTTTCTATCTTGATTGCAAATTTTTTATCCGGCTTGGCGGGCGAATGAAATTCTTTTGAAATAATATTTTCTCTGATGAAAATTGCACATAATGTATTTGAAACGTGATAAAGATTGTTTCGGAATTGTTCAGGAATGCCATCCAGAATTCCCGCTAAAACTTCATAGCGGATTGTTTCAGGAGAATGCGCGTAATCGTGCCAAACCACCATGGATTTTTCATGAATTAAATTTCTGAAAACTTTCTCCGTATCATTCTTTACATATTCATAATGATGGTCGCCATCAATAAACAGGACATCAAATTTTTCATTGAGTTCAGAAAAATCATACTTAAATGTGTTTCCATGCAAATGCAAAATATTTTTTTTGTCTTTGGAAAAAAAGGAGTGCAATTTAATCTCTTCTTCAGTAATTTTTCTTTTGCGCAATTCTTCTTTAGAGAGGTCAAATGTAACGCACTTATCTGCAATTGTTGAAACATTCATTGCGCTTTCCCCGCGCCAGGTGCCGATTTCAAAATAGTTGCAGCGTTCAAATTTTTTACAGAGAGCTTTCAGAAGCGCCATATCGGTGGGAAGCGAACTTCCGTCCAGGAAAGCAAGTTCAACGGTTTCTGAAAAGCACGGAATCAAATCATTTATTTCAACAAGCGGTAAATTTTTTATCTTATATTTTTTCTCAATATATTTTTTCCATTCGGCATCATCGGATAAAATAGTATTCAGAAGCCAGGGATTTTTTATTGCACTTACAATTGCTTTAACGGCTTTACGGATTTTCTTCATATTTTTACGGAGCAGAAATATTTTTTGTAAAAATATAAATAATAGCACTGCTCTTTTGAATCTATCCGCGTTCATCACTCTTTTCTTTTCCGCGGCAATTTAAGTATGGAGAACAGAAAAAAAATTTTAGTGCTGGCAAGTTGGTATCCAGGCAGAGTGGAACCATATTTGGGAAGTTTTGTTCAGCGCCAGACGGAAGCAGCTGCACTGTATGTGCAAATGTGTGCTCTTTATGTTGCTTCTGATGATAGAATGAAAAACAATTTTGAAATTGAATCGAAAACGCTCAATGAAGTTTTTACTGTGAATGTGTATTATAAAAAAACAAAAAACATTTTACAGAGAGCTTGGAGATTTTTAAAAGCGCATCTTCTCGGTTGGAAATATATTTTACTTCATTTCGGCAAACCGGATTTGATTCACCTGAATATTTTATGGCCCGCAGGAATTTTTGCTTATTACCTGAAATTATTTTCCGGAGCGAAATATATTCTCACCGAAAACTGGACCGGATATCTTGCAAGTGACGGAGCGTTTGAAAGAAGCAGCGCCCCGAAAAAATTTTTAACGGGAATAATTTCCCGCGCAGCAGAAATAATTACTCCTGTCAGCATAGATTTGAAAAATGCAATGGAGAAACATCATTTAGGTTCGCGGTTTGAAATAGTTTACAACGTAGTGGATACTTCAGTATTTTTTCCTGCTGCGATTTCAAATAAAGAAGATAGGTTCACGTTCCTGCATGTGTCAACCACGCTGGATGAACAAAAAAATGTTTCAGGAATTTTGCGCGCTGTAAAAATGCTGTCACAAAAAAGA is a genomic window of Bacteroidota bacterium containing:
- a CDS encoding tetratricopeptide repeat protein, whose protein sequence is MKQKQKTKFPQPPLQRGIKQPSTIEKKRRWTLGLIIAALGFLLYTNTLHHGYVLDDFSVIKENNIVRQGIHAIPEIFKTSYRQGYLSVKDGLYRPLSLALFAAEWNYFPDKPGVSHFVNSMLYALTGFLLFLTLLRLFSHRLVSVEKSEALAFIASVLFIVHPLHVEVVANIKSRDEILCFLFTVSSLGFALKFTDEAKKKFLFYSSLCLFLAFLSKETAITWLVILPIALYFFRELPLKKNFVTMIPIVVVTGIYLAIRSKVLQGALADDSVSIADNVIAGAKTFSAHTGTAFYILGLYVIKLFFPHPLSYDYSFNQIPVVEMGNMFSILSLLFYTGIGIYAAFILIKSFQDKSHFSLLTSHFSFGILFFLVTVFLFSNLVLLIGTSMGDRLMYFPSLGFCICISVLYVKFFRMENLKIETGNRKLYPLLVILILFSYKTWSRNYDWKDNYTLYSHDVTLVPNSVKAHYYLGLELVKVVAETEQDAEKKKKIYEEGIAELEKAAKILPSFSSAYTQMGVAYYRMKNYEKAIENYNKANELKPADAITLNNIGTVYFEWKKYAEAKQKFQEALTVDPRFTDAYMNLGSVQGTMGDYTGAISSFQNAITYAPDNARAYFFIGITYQNMGDKANAEKYFQAAEKIDPKFKQQ
- a CDS encoding phosphoribosyltransferase — encoded protein: MSSKTLILSSRQVQQRIDRMAYQIYENNHLEKEIIIAGIAKNGYLLAERISKKLEEISPLKIKLSEIIINKKNPLSEKIKVNLSENDVKGKVVIIVDDVLESGRTMLYGIDPFLKYSVKRLSSVVLVNRDHHSFPVKADYVGISLATTMQEHISVELNGGKNDAVFLS
- the cadA gene encoding cadmium-translocating P-type ATPase: MEKNNTLNIEGMTCAHCAMTITKVLENNGAENATVNYAAGEASFHLPDQNNLQKIISGISKAGYKVVSEETVHAHEHTISRVEKYFLFTLPLTIVLFLSHMIFPDEFILNNPLIQLAICFPVFTIGCLHFGKSAWSSVKVGAPNMDVLVMLGSGAAFVYSVVGIFLFYGTSEVHNYLFFETAATIITLILLGNVMEHRSVKQTTSAIGELSKLQITTAKKIMLHNGKEMIHEVSAKEILTGDVLMVNTGDKIPVDGAVLSGNASIDESMITGESVQVEKSKGDKVIGGTIAAEGNIKMLAEKIGKETVLSKIIEMVKSAQQAKPKIQKLGDKISNIFVPVVLVISVLTFLICHFVFDVNVQKSLMNSIAVLVISCPCAMGLATPTAVMVGIGRAAKNGILIKGGSSLEEFAKTKNIVFDKTGTLTNGKFKIKNIHSLNGVSKEEIEAILFKLEQHSSHPIAKSIVQELKTKNVQSKTFSDIKELKGVGVEAKTNDGIIFKVGSFRIASEITKDDSHSLYVVKNNSLAGYVDIEDEIKTNARETISFLKAKNISPILLSGDRKNSCEAIAKKLGIENIYSEQLPEQKLNLIDSFSKKEHTAMVGDGINDAPALTKATVGISIGNATQIAIHSSQIILLNEKDLQQLQTAYLISKHTLKTIKQNLFWAFFYNVIAIPIAAAGFLSPMIGAFAMAFSDVIVIGNSIRLKTKKLN
- a CDS encoding class I SAM-dependent methyltransferase, which gives rise to MKKIRKAVKAIVSAIKNPWLLNTILSDDAEWKKYIEKKYKIKNLPLVEINDLIPCFSETVELAFLDGSSLPTDMALLKALCKKFERCNYFEIGTWRGESAMNVSTIADKCVTFDLSKEELRKRKITEEEIKLHSFFSKDKKNILHLHGNTFKYDFSELNEKFDVLFIDGDHHYEYVKNDTEKVFRNLIHEKSMVVWHDYAHSPETIRYEVLAGILDGIPEQFRNNLYHVSNTLCAIFIRENIISKEFHSPAKPDKKFAIKIETKKLN
- a CDS encoding glycosyltransferase, with translation MENRKKILVLASWYPGRVEPYLGSFVQRQTEAAALYVQMCALYVASDDRMKNNFEIESKTLNEVFTVNVYYKKTKNILQRAWRFLKAHLLGWKYILLHFGKPDLIHLNILWPAGIFAYYLKLFSGAKYILTENWTGYLASDGAFERSSAPKKFLTGIISRAAEIITPVSIDLKNAMEKHHLGSRFEIVYNVVDTSVFFPAAISNKEDRFTFLHVSTTLDEQKNVSGILRAVKMLSQKRTDFILKIVSEKDFSFHEKTAAELGILNKYVFLKNAKPLTGVAEEMRKAHSFVLFSNYENLPVVILEAMASGLPVISSTAGGVPEHIKEEYGMLIQPKDEYALCNAMKKMLDERKNYDSKKIREYAVENFSYESVGKKFEMIYRKAMRND